Proteins encoded by one window of Bactrocera oleae isolate idBacOlea1 chromosome 4, idBacOlea1, whole genome shotgun sequence:
- the LOC106623637 gene encoding E3 ubiquitin-protein ligase RNF25 has product MWLKLTNLFSAIVWVQLQIIDFIGIDFVVKRQILVSRSQWKFEMDALKDEVESLEAILMEDVKITKNLESGLPELIETTVFPQVGDEAEQYICVTLQVSPSSNYPETSPHYKLLRPRGLDDERLEEIKHACNEKLQESVGFPVVFDLIEVVREHLTGSNLPSGQCVVCLYGFSDGDEFTRTECFHYLHSYCLGRHLNALRRTYTEEYDKLPSWLQKTVDPFQALCPVCREPIKDEEDSLRCAMPPSELEKAPEFKLTRELQDLQHRMSTLFLKQKNKGGIIDVDAESGTVISIESEEEIRMRLQSKKTFGNKSKTENTSAESDVVNIEENGAIGGRKNNSGTSLFSDHKEPTCSKSSGTSSCEPVEQDTNRMCSESSNNNYHHHNRRHYRGGRRHQHHHQHYRGERERDRDRGNEYVLSSAGHNTNTPSSTGSKSVKAQMANNIHGR; this is encoded by the exons ATGTGGTTAAAACTAACTAACCTTTTTTCAGCAATTGTATGGGTACAACTTCAAATAATAGATTTCATTGGTATCGATTTTGTGGTGAAAAGACAAATCTTAGTCTCGAGAAGTCAGTGGAAATTTGAAATGGATGc ttTAAAAGATGAGGTAGAATCTCTAGAGGCTATATTAATGGAAGATGTGAAAATAACAAAGAATTTAGAAAG TGGTTTGCCAGAACTTATTGAAACTACTGTATTTCCCCAAGTTGGAGACGAAGCTGaacaatatatatgtgtgacACTTCAAGTAAGCCCATCATCGAATTATCCTGAAACAAGTCCTCACTATAAACTATTACGACCACGGGGCTTAGATGATGAACGTTTGGAAGAAATTAAACATGCATGTAACGAAAAATTGCAGGAATCTGTTGGCTTTCCAGTAGTTTTTGATTTAATTGAAGTTGTTCGGGAGCATTTAACTGGAAGTAACTTACCCAGTGGGCAATGCGTAGTTTGTCTATATGGGTTTAGTGACGGCGATGAATTTACTCGCACAGAATGCTTTCATTATTTACATAGTTATTGTTTGGGACGACATTTAAATGCGCTGCGGCGAACGTATACAGAAGAATATGACAAATTGCCCAGTTGGCTCCAAAAAACTGTGGATCCTTTTCAAGCTCTATGTCCCGTCTGCAGAGAACCCATTAAAGATGAGGAGGATAGTTTGCGTTGTGCCATGCCTCCATCGGAGTTGGAAAAAGCCCCCGAATTCAAGTTAACACGCGAACTTCAGGATCTTCAGCATCGCATGTCGACATTatttttgaagcaaaaaaataaaggcGGAATTATAGATGTAGACGCAGAAAGTGGAACCGTGATATCTATCGAAAGTGAGGAAGAGATAAGAATGCGATTACAAAGTAAAAAAACGTTTGGTAATAAGAGTAAAACGGAGAACACTTCTGCAGAAAGTGATGTAGTAAACATTGAAGAAAATGGAGCCATTGGAGGTCGTAAGAATAATTCTGGAACATCATTGTTTTCAGATCATAAG GAGCCAACTTGTTCCAAATCTTCAGGCACTTCAAGTTGTGAGCCCGTTGAACAAGACACAAATAGAATGTGTAGTGAATCCTCTAACAACAATTATCATCATCACAATCGCCGCCATTATAGAGGAGGTAGGCGTCATCAACACCATCATCAACATTATCGCGGTGAACGGGAACGAGACCGTGATCGAGGCAATGAATACGTTCTCAGCAGTGCTGGGCATAATACTAACACACCTTCATCCACTGGTAGTAAATCGGTAAAGGCTCAGATGGCCAACAATATCCACGGCAGGTGA
- the mrj gene encoding dnaJ homolog subfamily B member 6 isoform X1 — MVDYYKVLDISRNATESEVKKAYKKLALKWHPDKNPDNLDEANTRFRELSEAYEVLSDARRRKIYDTRATLQKEDSNYNYSKGSGYTGCSGYKYRTRSDPKRDYNCNNKEDEHGRHDNTSTKHANRYYSFTFRNLFEWTPFHKLFEKKRRLYDQYGKEGLLGDRGHHRSSRHHHAHDFDDFDIMGGFPFVFRPPEEVFREFFGVNSPFADLFRDAHGYPQSNRPNNGLSSSGRQHVGTKLASPFGAPMLNYSMMDFMMPSNGFTSFSSFNSVPNGRGGAASGAVRRTSTSTTFVNGKKLMTKRVYENGKETVFSYENDVLKSKTVNGVIQKLSSITN, encoded by the exons ATGGTCGATTATTACAAAGTTCTCGACATATCGCGAAATGCGACAGAAAGCGAAGTGAAGAAAGC ATATAAAAAGTTGGCACTGAAGTGGCATCCTGATAAAAATCCTGACAATTTAGATGAAGCAAATACGCGATTTAGAGAACTATCTGAAGCCTACGAAGTTTTGTCGGATG CACGTAGACGAAAAATTTATGATACGCGTGCGACACTGCAGAAGGAAGATTCAAATTACAACTACTCCAAAGGCAGCGGATATACGGGTTGCAGTGGTTATAAATATCGGACCCGTTCTGATCCTAAACGCGACTACAATTGCAACAATAAAGAAGACGAACACGGCAGACATGACAATACTTCAACTAAACATGCGAACCGATATTACTCCTTCacttttcgcaatttatttgaaTGGACACCATTCCATAAATTATTTG AAAAAAAGCGTCGGCTATACGACCAATATGGTAAAGAGGGGCTGTTAGGTGATCGTGGTCATCATCGGTCTTCTCGCCACCATCATGCGCATGACTTCGATGACTTCGACATAATGGGTGGTTTTCCATTTGTGTTTCGGCCACCAGAGGAAGTTTTCCGGGAATTTTTCGGTGTAAATTCGCCATTCGCTGATTTATTTAGAG atgcaCATGGTTACCCTCAATCAAACAGACCCAATAATGGGCTTAGCAGCAGTGGACGTCAACATGTCGGCACTAAATTGGCCTCACCGTTTGGAGCGCCAATGTTGAACTACTCTATGATGGATTTTATGATGCCGTCAAATGGATTTACTTCATTCAGCTCGTTCAATTCAGTTCCAAATGGAAGGGGTGGTGCGGCAAGTGGCGCCGTCAGACGCACATCAACTTCAACGACATTCGTTAACGGTAAAAAATTAATGACTAAAAg AGTCTATGAAAATGGAAAGGAGACTGTATTTTCATACGAAAACGATGTCCTGAAATCAAAGACTGTGAATGGAGTTATACAGAAACTCTCTTCAATTACAAATTAA
- the mrj gene encoding dnaJ homolog subfamily B member 6 isoform X2 → MVDYYKVLDISRNATESEVKKAYKKLALKWHPDKNPDNLDEANTRFRELSEAYEVLSDEKKRRLYDQYGKEGLLGDRGHHRSSRHHHAHDFDDFDIMGGFPFVFRPPEEVFREFFGVNSPFADLFRDAHGYPQSNRPNNGLSSSGRQHVGTKLASPFGAPMLNYSMMDFMMPSNGFTSFSSFNSVPNGRGGAASGAVRRTSTSTTFVNGKKLMTKRVYENGKETVFSYENDVLKSKTVNGVIQKLSSITN, encoded by the exons ATGGTCGATTATTACAAAGTTCTCGACATATCGCGAAATGCGACAGAAAGCGAAGTGAAGAAAGC ATATAAAAAGTTGGCACTGAAGTGGCATCCTGATAAAAATCCTGACAATTTAGATGAAGCAAATACGCGATTTAGAGAACTATCTGAAGCCTACGAAGTTTTGTCGGATG AAAAAAAGCGTCGGCTATACGACCAATATGGTAAAGAGGGGCTGTTAGGTGATCGTGGTCATCATCGGTCTTCTCGCCACCATCATGCGCATGACTTCGATGACTTCGACATAATGGGTGGTTTTCCATTTGTGTTTCGGCCACCAGAGGAAGTTTTCCGGGAATTTTTCGGTGTAAATTCGCCATTCGCTGATTTATTTAGAG atgcaCATGGTTACCCTCAATCAAACAGACCCAATAATGGGCTTAGCAGCAGTGGACGTCAACATGTCGGCACTAAATTGGCCTCACCGTTTGGAGCGCCAATGTTGAACTACTCTATGATGGATTTTATGATGCCGTCAAATGGATTTACTTCATTCAGCTCGTTCAATTCAGTTCCAAATGGAAGGGGTGGTGCGGCAAGTGGCGCCGTCAGACGCACATCAACTTCAACGACATTCGTTAACGGTAAAAAATTAATGACTAAAAg AGTCTATGAAAATGGAAAGGAGACTGTATTTTCATACGAAAACGATGTCCTGAAATCAAAGACTGTGAATGGAGTTATACAGAAACTCTCTTCAATTACAAATTAA